The Thermogemmatispora onikobensis genome has a window encoding:
- a CDS encoding branched-chain amino acid ABC transporter permease gives YTNGTNGLTGIYSPAFFGIRWNVSTSEPYYYLILALISIVLLANLRLRDSRIGRAWIAMREDEIAAASSGINLTRTKLLAFAAGAFFSGIAGAYYAAKLSTVTSGNFSFSDSVIYLAMVVLGGLGSIPGVVVGALAVYAVNVLVLPQLDALGNDPGSIIHPLYTQILQMIPNFSFSNIRNLIFGIILVVLMIFRPEGLIPSTRRRRELHRAEAEGVEVTSLDTPPGTPGFESEMRVE, from the coding sequence TATACGAATGGCACCAATGGTCTGACCGGGATCTATTCGCCGGCCTTCTTCGGGATACGCTGGAACGTCTCAACTTCGGAGCCGTACTACTACTTGATCCTGGCGCTGATCTCCATCGTGCTGCTGGCCAATCTGCGCCTGCGCGATTCGCGCATTGGACGAGCCTGGATCGCAATGCGTGAGGATGAGATCGCCGCCGCCTCCTCGGGAATCAATTTGACGCGGACAAAGCTCCTCGCCTTCGCGGCGGGTGCCTTCTTCTCTGGAATCGCTGGCGCTTACTACGCCGCCAAGCTCAGTACGGTGACGTCCGGCAATTTCAGCTTCAGCGACTCAGTGATCTATCTGGCAATGGTGGTTCTCGGCGGCCTGGGAAGCATTCCCGGCGTGGTCGTGGGCGCCCTGGCTGTCTACGCCGTCAACGTCCTGGTACTGCCTCAGCTCGACGCACTGGGGAATGATCCAGGCAGTATTATTCACCCGCTCTATACACAGATCCTGCAGATGATCCCCAATTTCTCGTTTAGCAATATTCGCAACCTGATCTTCGGGATCATCCTGGTAGTGCTCATGATCTTCCGACCAGAGGGCCTGATCCCCAGCACACGCCGACGTCGTGAGTTGCACCGCGCCGAGGCCGAAGGGGTGGAGGTCACTTCGCTGGATACTCCCCCCGGGACCCCAGGCTTTGAGTCAGAGATGCGTGTCGAGTAA